TCCGGGAtctccaattttgctccaaagtTTCCAATGATTCCCCAAAATCTCTGATTTGATAGATTAGGCCTCTTATTTTTAGGAAAGTGgaaaggagtaggattctctcatcTCCTATTCCCATCTCCTTCCCTCTCTTCCTCTCACacattgctttttgtcttattatctctatataaaaaaaatcaatataagatgtcgacgtggcttaatcgtgaccattcaaataggaggggtttgaggggagggaagggaagAGAGAATAGGAGGGGAGAGATTCCTCCTCCAAGTGGAAAAGGTGCAGGAAGAGAAGGATGATTCAAGAGAATGAAAAATGAAGGGGATTGTTTTCATCTAAAAATAAAGCGcctaattgaaaaattaaaaaatttaggtgctaaattttattttgtcgTTTAGAGTGTCGCAAACTATACTCAGTGTCACTTATATTTGTTATTTACAACATTATTTGCGACGTTACTTATACAAGAGTCGGGCGTACTTTTGAGATAAAATTTAGCgctcaaattttcttttatttgcgACGGCCATGTTATATGTCGCAAAAAAAAAGGTCACAAAAGGGCCTTTTTCTTGTAGTATATATCTTCTGATGGAAGAGGCTTTTGATAAACTCACGGGCTACAATTTCAAACCGCTTGAGAGTTGAGGATAAAACGGTCAGCCAAACAGACATAGATTTATTGACATCACGACAAGCATGTAATATgaacttgaaaaatatcaaacatTTGCACTTGTTACTTGTTCTGCAAAGATAGTTGAGAATGTACTATATATTTTCCTTCTTTCCTTGGTCATTTACACGATTTTTTGTTGAACTGGCCGTGAAATGTCACTAATCACCACAGGGAACAACTTAAAATATATACAAGTAACAATCCTTTGATCTCATCAAATGAATACTAGTACTAACTACCAATCCATGTTTAATCCTGCATGACAAGCATCGATGAATCAAGTCAGAGAATTCATCCGTTGCTACTAATTCTTGTATACTGTCCTAATATATGGATTTCCAAATGAAGGGCTAACGAGGTTGTAAATGAGTTCTTGTATACTCAGTTAAGCCATTATTGTCTTTAAACCTGCTAACGGGCTAGACCCAATGGTTAGGGGAAAGGATTTAGGACTGCGCTCGAAACAATGCTTTTTATAAAAGTTCATTACATTTCTATATGTCATAGGAAATTCCCATGTTCAATCAAATTAAAGTCGCAATTAGATATGAAGGAGATTACTCCTACTGAAAGTTTTGAATACTATCTAGCTCATTAGTATACTAATAGCTATTGAAAGTGATCCAAATGGAAACTCAATTAAGAATCTGTAGAAGATAATAATCCATTTACATAATCCGATTCCAGGGGGACAATAATTCTTTATTGTAAAGAACACATGAATATTGCTACAGTCTACATTTACATAATCTGATCCCAGGGGGACAATAATTCTTCCTCCTGGATCAAAAGAAAATGTACAAGATGTGGAACTTTTCCAATGTACAAAATTGTAACAATCACAGAGTTCATGTAATTGTTCTCCATTATGCATCCAGTCTCACAAGGCACTCAAGCGGGAAATGAGAACAAGGAATGTATCTTGTCCGCAGGGAATCGTTACACCGCCCATTGGGTGATCATATCCGAATTCTTCTTCAGCCTCACTTAGCAAGTCTTGAAATGAAGGCTGGTTGAGGATGGATATAGGAACAACAAACCGCTGCTTCTCACTCTTGCCAACATAAACTGGAAAATAACCTTTTGGGACATCTGCTAAATTATTCGAAACTTCTTGACTTGAATTTGAAAAAGACCGTCGAAGAAGTTTCTTAGCAGGAATTACAGATGGAAGACGGAACCCCATTGTTATCTTGAGAGGAAAGACTGGTAATCAAGTTTATAAAAACTTGAAGAAGATGTCGATGAACTTGTGAAACAAGGAAAATTAGACTTGAGATGTTGTAGACTTAATTTGGTGGTCATTAACCAATGAGTTCATAGGTATATATAGTTGAAGAGTCTTGTACAATATCCTCTATTGAAGAAAATATGTGGTGAAGACAATCCAGATGGGGTATAGAAGGGAACAGGAGCTCATGAGGGATCACATGGTTTTGTCTTCCCATGCTTAACGGCCCTTTAAGCAAAATCTGTGGATCAaattaactatttctctttccAACATTTATTTTGGATTGGTAGGCAAATATGAAGTCTTAATCCCTACCAAGGAGTCATGGTGATGAATCGGAAGACAGAGGCATGTGAACTTTGATCAAATGCTAAATTGATTCATGACCACTCACACCAACTACTTGAGATATTGTCCGACACATAGACCCTTTTTCTGGGTTTGAACATGAAAAACAAGAAGCAAATTATTAGCAAGTGACTTCGAAAACTTGTATGTTTAATTAGCCACCTGCAGAAGAAAAtgccttgttttcttttaggCTTATATTCATCCTTCCAAAAGGAATAATATCTGATACCTAAGTATTTATATTGACAAGTCCATGTGATTTTGCTTGAGCTGATGTCTCTTCATTGGGTCCATCCTGGTGGCTTATCcccaatcatttttattttattttttttaataacagaTGGCTTTTGAGATGCCCATGTATCTATACAAACAGTTATGatttatacatacatatgaTAACAGTCAGGAGCAATTGGAAGCAACACAATTCATCTAATTCACAACTCCCAATCTTTTGACATAATTCTTTTCCACAAGCTTAGTCAATTGAAATTTCTATTGTTGGTTTTCTCATTAAGAAATTTTGAACAATGGGTCCATCCTGGTGGCTTATCCCCAATCATCTTTCAAATACTTTTGTATCTGATTCAAATATTTGTATTTATCTTTCAAGTGTAACAACCTCATCATTTGTAATTCTATATAAAGAAATGAATGAACATTCACTCTATATTGAGCTGAGCTTATACAACTCATCAACCTGCTATAACTTAGTTTTCAAATCACCTTTATGGTATCTCAGAGTTGACAATCTAACGACCAaaagcttcattttttttcttcccatggCGTCCAGTTCCAGTTCCTCAAACCCTATCTCTATTCCCTCTCTTCCCAATGCTTCCAACTTTCTGACTATAAAGTTGGACCGTAccaactctctccctctcctgtTCTCCCTGTCTCTGATTCTAATCTCGTTGccattattttaaataatgttGGGCCTGCTTATGAGAGTATTGTTGCTTCTACACAAGCACGGGATGAGGCCATCACTTACAGTGCCTTAGAGGCTCTTCTTCTCGGCATAGAAAGACATCAAAAGCTTCATACAGTGTTTGAAAATGTGCCCACTGCCCTTGCAAGTAGAGGAGGACGTTCAAGACCTTACCATGGTCGTGGTGCTCCTAGGGTAGTCATGGTCGCTTTAATGATGGTCGTGGTCAGTTTGTTCCTTATCCTCAAGGCCAAGGACAACATGCTCCTCAACCCCGACCCGCTCATGATGGTGTTCTCGGCGTTCATCCTTCTCCACCCCAAAATGGCGGTTGCATCCAGTGCCAAATATGTCATCATCATGGACATTCTGCAATTGATTGTTTCAATCGACTGAACATGGCCTATGAATGACGTGTCCCTGCTCCATGTCTCCAAGCTTATGCTGCTGTTGCACCTCCTCCTGCTGCTTCTCCCTCTGGCATTCAAAACTGGCTCT
This genomic stretch from Pyrus communis chromosome 2, drPyrComm1.1, whole genome shotgun sequence harbors:
- the LOC137726793 gene encoding auxin-induced protein 15A-like, which gives rise to MGFRLPSVIPAKKLLRRSFSNSSQEVSNNLADVPKGYFPVYVGKSEKQRFVVPISILNQPSFQDLLSEAEEEFGYDHPMGGVTIPCGQDTFLVLISRLSAL